From the Salinimicrobium tongyeongense genome, one window contains:
- a CDS encoding ABC transporter ATP-binding protein, whose amino-acid sequence MNYFKKIMRFAIPYKRFAILNIICNVFYALFSTMSFLALIPVIQILFDKTKRVAVEPRWAGLGNIKDYMVEFFNYEVTRRVNEDEVTALLFVCGIVVVLFFLKNLFGYLAAFFITFLRNGVLRDVRNAIYDKILVLPVSYFSEKRKGDTISRITADVNEVQTSFLSILELVVREPLTIIFTITAMLIMSPTLTLFVFVFLPISGFIISAIGKKLKSKSNQAQEENGYFLSLVEETLSSLKIVKGFNAEDKFRHKFHDSTNRLKTILDSLLNRQNLASPTSEFLGIFVIVIILWFGGNMVLVEGTLDGATFIAFMGLAYNILTPAKQISKASYSVKKGNAAAERIFQVLDTETHIKDAENAIEKSHFEEVIEIDDVSFKYEEENVLKHFSISVPKGSTVALVGQSGSGKSTIANLVTRFYDVNEGAIKIDGIDIREMTKKSLRNLMGLVTQDSILFNDTIRNNVGLGKDNATDEEIIDALKIANAWEFVKDLPQGLETNIGDSGNKLSGGQKQRLSIARAVLKNPPIMILDEATSALDTESERLVQKALENMMKNRTSIVIAHRLSTIQNADQIVVMQKGQIVEQGKHEELLAKKAVYQKLVEMQSFE is encoded by the coding sequence ATGAATTATTTTAAGAAGATTATGAGGTTCGCGATCCCTTACAAAAGGTTCGCGATCCTCAACATTATTTGCAACGTTTTCTACGCGCTCTTTAGCACCATGTCTTTTCTGGCGCTCATCCCGGTGATCCAGATCCTGTTTGACAAGACCAAAAGAGTGGCTGTAGAACCGCGTTGGGCCGGCCTGGGGAATATTAAAGATTACATGGTTGAATTCTTCAACTACGAGGTTACCCGCCGTGTTAATGAAGATGAAGTCACAGCCCTCCTATTCGTCTGCGGAATTGTTGTAGTTCTGTTCTTCTTAAAAAACCTTTTTGGCTATCTCGCTGCCTTCTTCATCACCTTTCTTCGGAATGGGGTGCTGCGCGATGTGCGTAATGCCATTTACGACAAGATTCTCGTGCTGCCGGTATCCTATTTTTCCGAAAAAAGAAAAGGAGATACCATTTCCCGGATTACAGCCGATGTGAACGAGGTGCAAACATCATTTCTATCTATTTTGGAATTAGTGGTGCGCGAACCCCTTACCATTATCTTTACCATAACGGCCATGCTCATCATGAGCCCCACCCTTACCCTGTTTGTATTTGTTTTCCTGCCCATTTCAGGGTTTATAATTTCGGCAATTGGCAAGAAACTGAAAAGCAAATCGAATCAGGCGCAGGAAGAAAATGGCTATTTCCTCTCTTTGGTAGAAGAAACTTTATCAAGCCTGAAAATAGTAAAGGGCTTTAATGCTGAAGATAAATTCAGGCATAAATTCCACGATTCCACCAATCGCCTTAAAACCATATTAGACAGTTTATTAAACCGCCAGAACCTCGCTTCACCTACCAGTGAATTTTTGGGCATCTTTGTAATTGTTATCATACTCTGGTTTGGAGGGAATATGGTACTGGTTGAGGGAACACTTGACGGTGCCACTTTTATTGCTTTTATGGGGCTGGCCTATAACATTCTTACCCCCGCGAAACAAATTAGCAAGGCGAGCTACAGTGTTAAAAAAGGTAATGCCGCTGCCGAGAGGATCTTTCAGGTTTTAGATACCGAAACCCATATTAAAGATGCCGAAAATGCCATTGAAAAAAGCCATTTTGAAGAGGTAATAGAAATTGATGATGTTTCTTTTAAATATGAAGAAGAAAATGTGCTGAAGCATTTCAGCATTTCTGTGCCTAAGGGTTCTACAGTTGCCCTTGTTGGACAATCGGGAAGTGGAAAATCTACCATAGCCAACCTGGTCACCCGCTTTTATGATGTAAATGAAGGAGCTATTAAGATCGACGGGATAGACATTCGGGAAATGACAAAAAAATCCCTGCGGAATTTAATGGGCCTCGTTACCCAGGATTCCATCCTCTTTAATGATACCATCCGCAACAACGTGGGGCTCGGAAAAGACAATGCCACCGATGAAGAGATCATTGATGCCTTAAAGATTGCCAATGCCTGGGAGTTTGTGAAAGACCTGCCCCAGGGCCTTGAAACCAATATAGGCGACAGCGGTAATAAATTGAGTGGCGGCCAAAAACAACGGCTTTCCATTGCAAGGGCTGTGCTTAAAAACCCGCCAATCATGATCCTCGATGAAGCTACCTCGGCCTTAGACACCGAAAGTGAAAGGCTGGTACAAAAAGCCCTGGAAAACATGATGAAAAACCGGACATCCATTGTGATTGCCCACAGGCTTTCAACCATCCAAAATGCCGATCAAATTGTGGTGATGCAAAAAGGCCAGATCGTGGAACAGGGAAAACACGAGGAGCTACTGGCAAAAAAGGCTGTTTATCAGAAATTAGTAGAGATGCAGTCATTCGAGTAG
- a CDS encoding DUF4199 domain-containing protein: METQQATARKFVLNYGLLLGVALVVLGVIMYVTNNHIAPHWSFSIVTLALLIAFMVYGIKAFKTENAGFLSLGEAIKVAVGIGLIAAIIGGVWSILLSTVIEPDYMLQMSEMQREQMVEQFPNMTDAQIDDALEMSATFQSPWIIFASGLVLYMLGGLIIGLIAGLIMKENRPYEV; the protein is encoded by the coding sequence ATGGAAACACAACAAGCAACAGCACGCAAATTTGTTCTTAATTACGGTCTTCTTTTAGGGGTTGCACTGGTTGTTTTAGGCGTTATTATGTACGTCACCAACAACCATATTGCCCCACACTGGTCTTTCTCCATCGTTACCCTGGCACTTCTAATAGCATTTATGGTATATGGAATCAAAGCATTTAAAACGGAAAATGCTGGTTTTCTTAGTCTGGGTGAAGCTATAAAGGTCGCGGTGGGAATAGGACTTATTGCGGCAATTATTGGCGGCGTTTGGTCTATTCTACTCTCTACGGTAATTGAACCCGACTATATGCTGCAGATGTCTGAAATGCAGAGGGAACAAATGGTAGAACAATTCCCTAATATGACCGATGCACAAATTGACGATGCATTGGAAATGAGTGCTACTTTTCAATCTCCATGGATTATCTTTGCCAGTGGCCTTGTACTGTATATGCTTGGAGGATTGATTATAGGATTGATCGCCGGGCTTATCATGAAGGAGAACAGGCCTTACGAAGTATAA
- a CDS encoding RNA polymerase sigma factor — MNASEEKLVSRLQDPESRNAAFRELLELYQERLYWQCRNIVKNHEDADDVLQNTFIKIFRNIDKFKGESQLFSWMYRIATNEAITYLNNRAKKQQISSEELQQQIIDNLQNDVFFEGDEIQLKLQKAIATLPEKQQQVFNMKYFQELKYKEISDILGTSEGALKASYHHATKKIEDFLKQT; from the coding sequence TTGAATGCTTCCGAAGAAAAATTAGTCTCCCGCCTCCAGGATCCGGAATCCCGGAATGCGGCTTTTCGGGAATTACTGGAACTTTACCAGGAGCGTTTGTACTGGCAGTGCCGCAATATTGTGAAGAACCACGAAGATGCCGATGATGTGCTGCAAAACACCTTTATTAAGATCTTCAGGAATATTGATAAATTTAAAGGGGAAAGCCAGTTGTTCTCCTGGATGTACCGTATTGCGACCAATGAGGCCATCACGTATTTGAACAACAGGGCCAAAAAGCAACAAATAAGTTCGGAAGAACTTCAGCAACAAATTATTGACAACCTGCAAAATGACGTATTTTTTGAAGGTGATGAAATTCAGCTGAAACTTCAGAAAGCCATTGCCACACTTCCGGAGAAACAACAACAGGTTTTTAACATGAAGTACTTCCAGGAGTTGAAGTATAAAGAAATTTCTGACATCTTAGGTACTTCCGAAGGCGCTTTGAAGGCTTCTTATCACCATGCGACCAAAAAAATTGAAGATTTTTTGAAACAGACTTAA
- a CDS encoding WD40/YVTN/BNR-like repeat-containing protein, producing MKRIGFLLFIVIIGCKSDPKSEQQQEVVRERQAFTEVEIDMLLEDSISIRAIEIMGNDVAFAGSNGAYGIYNSAKDEVRVSRQQYDSIFPEFRAVAGTSEDFFMLSVANPALLYKTGDSGQMELVYKEEGEKVFYDAMCFWNDKEGIAMGDPVENCLSIIITRDGGKSWKKLPCDQLPKAVEGEAAFAASNANIAVEGEKAWILSGGAKSRVFFTPDKGKSWEVFDTPLVQGKSTQGGYAIDFYDEQKGVIIGGDYTAPEENTANKAVTTDGGRTWSLIANGQDPGYKSSVRYIPGGDGKEIVAVGFTGISYSKDAGESWQQLSPEGFYTIRFLNDSVAYAAGKNRLAKLKFR from the coding sequence ATGAAGCGTATAGGTTTTCTTCTTTTTATAGTAATAATCGGGTGTAAATCAGATCCTAAAAGTGAACAGCAGCAGGAAGTTGTGAGGGAACGGCAGGCTTTTACTGAAGTTGAAATTGACATGCTGCTCGAAGATTCCATCAGCATCAGGGCTATTGAGATCATGGGTAACGATGTGGCTTTTGCAGGCTCTAACGGGGCTTATGGTATTTACAATTCGGCTAAAGATGAGGTGCGGGTAAGCCGGCAGCAGTACGATTCTATCTTTCCCGAATTTAGGGCTGTGGCAGGAACTTCCGAAGATTTTTTTATGCTGAGCGTCGCAAATCCGGCACTTTTGTACAAAACAGGTGACAGCGGACAAATGGAACTGGTGTATAAGGAAGAAGGTGAAAAAGTCTTTTATGATGCCATGTGCTTTTGGAACGATAAAGAAGGTATAGCGATGGGAGACCCTGTTGAAAATTGCCTGTCTATCATCATAACCCGAGATGGCGGGAAGAGCTGGAAAAAACTTCCCTGTGATCAACTCCCAAAAGCTGTTGAAGGCGAAGCAGCCTTTGCAGCGAGCAATGCAAACATTGCGGTAGAAGGGGAGAAGGCCTGGATACTTTCAGGTGGGGCGAAATCAAGGGTCTTTTTTACGCCCGATAAAGGTAAAAGCTGGGAAGTTTTCGATACGCCGCTGGTGCAGGGAAAAAGCACCCAGGGCGGGTACGCTATAGATTTTTATGATGAACAAAAAGGCGTAATCATTGGGGGCGATTACACCGCTCCTGAAGAGAATACTGCCAATAAAGCCGTGACTACAGATGGTGGCAGGACCTGGAGCCTCATTGCCAATGGCCAGGATCCCGGCTACAAGAGCAGTGTACGTTACATTCCGGGTGGTGATGGAAAAGAAATAGTGGCCGTGGGATTTACAGGTATTTCCTATTCTAAAGATGCGGGTGAGAGCTGGCAGCAACTTTCACCCGAAGGTTTTTACACCATCAGGTTCCTAAATGACAGCGTGGCTTACGCGGCAGGAAAGAACAGGCTGGCAAAATTAAAATTCAGGTAA
- a CDS encoding endonuclease, producing MKKSFYLPFLSILFLIGCSSDDDDVTTPVDPDPVEETPYYEIPEALVGYYEGIDFSEENEELYDDLATRTIAKHTNMLDYTDRHDYLYKADEDPAKPDNVVLIYTGESRYWEEYLSGGNSYDPQTFNTEHVYPQSLVDNTAKGDLHHLRAADVQVNQSRGNYPFTDGEGSYELIDGNKFFPGDEWRGDVARMIMYMNLRYNEPFDEMGGLELFLEWNAEDPVSTLELQRNEVIYDAQGNRNPFIDNPHLATRLWGGDEAQNRWNGEPVEEDNEAPSAPQAVTVSEVGYETLDLSWEAATDNVGVVKYNIMLDGESISSTSSTSTSLSDLTPGTTYSITVAAVDAAGNVSEESDAVEATTNEDTEAPSTPANLTVGTVTANSVSLSWDASTDNVEVKEYDLFLDGEYNATTTNTEFTVAGLEAETQYSFTVLARDIYDNESVQSAAVEATTTEETGNGGGTSAELFFSEYVEGGGLNKAVEIANVTGEEVDLSAYSIQKQVNGDGEWRDAYALEGTLASGDVFVVINGGADIQAIIDASDASLSGAPVDFNGDDPIGLFKDGVLIDMIGVDGDVEFAKDVTLRRKSTVTAPNTTYTEDEWEVLEKNTVDGLGTY from the coding sequence ATGAAAAAATCATTTTATTTACCTTTTTTGAGCATTCTTTTCCTGATTGGCTGTAGTTCTGATGATGATGATGTAACAACACCTGTAGATCCCGATCCGGTAGAGGAAACTCCTTACTACGAAATCCCGGAAGCCCTTGTAGGTTATTATGAAGGAATAGACTTCTCGGAAGAAAACGAGGAACTTTATGATGACCTGGCGACGCGCACCATTGCCAAGCACACCAACATGCTTGATTACACAGACAGGCATGATTACCTGTACAAGGCAGATGAAGATCCAGCCAAGCCAGACAATGTTGTTCTTATATATACCGGTGAAAGCAGGTACTGGGAAGAATATTTATCTGGAGGCAATTCATATGACCCCCAGACTTTTAATACAGAGCACGTATATCCACAATCTTTGGTAGATAATACCGCAAAAGGAGACCTACACCACCTGCGTGCAGCAGATGTTCAGGTAAATCAATCTAGGGGGAATTACCCTTTTACAGATGGGGAAGGATCTTATGAGTTAATAGACGGCAATAAATTTTTTCCCGGTGATGAATGGAGAGGTGATGTTGCCCGAATGATCATGTACATGAACCTGCGTTATAACGAACCTTTTGACGAAATGGGCGGCCTGGAGCTTTTCCTCGAATGGAATGCCGAAGATCCTGTTTCTACCCTAGAACTTCAACGAAATGAGGTGATTTACGATGCGCAGGGCAACAGGAATCCTTTTATCGATAACCCGCATCTTGCAACAAGATTATGGGGAGGTGACGAAGCTCAAAACCGCTGGAACGGCGAACCTGTAGAAGAAGACAATGAAGCGCCATCTGCCCCGCAAGCAGTGACAGTTTCAGAAGTTGGTTATGAAACCCTTGATCTAAGCTGGGAAGCAGCTACAGATAATGTAGGGGTGGTTAAATATAATATTATGTTAGATGGAGAAAGCATTTCCAGTACTTCTTCGACTTCCACTAGTCTTTCAGACCTCACTCCCGGAACTACTTACTCCATCACTGTTGCCGCAGTAGATGCTGCCGGAAATGTTTCCGAAGAAAGCGACGCAGTAGAAGCTACTACCAATGAAGATACCGAAGCGCCTAGTACGCCTGCCAATCTCACTGTTGGTACTGTCACTGCTAATAGCGTAAGCCTTAGCTGGGACGCTTCTACAGACAATGTGGAGGTAAAGGAGTACGATCTTTTCCTTGATGGAGAATACAATGCCACTACCACAAACACCGAGTTTACCGTTGCTGGATTAGAGGCTGAAACTCAATATTCTTTCACAGTACTTGCAAGGGATATCTACGACAACGAATCTGTACAAAGCGCAGCCGTAGAAGCTACGACCACAGAAGAAACCGGAAATGGCGGTGGAACTTCTGCCGAACTTTTCTTTTCTGAATATGTTGAAGGAGGCGGACTTAACAAGGCCGTGGAAATTGCCAATGTTACTGGCGAAGAGGTTGACCTCTCTGCATATTCAATTCAGAAGCAGGTGAACGGAGATGGAGAATGGAGAGATGCATACGCTCTTGAAGGAACTTTAGCCAGCGGAGATGTATTTGTGGTTATCAATGGTGGCGCAGATATTCAGGCAATCATTGATGCTTCTGATGCTTCACTAAGCGGAGCGCCAGTAGATTTTAACGGTGATGACCCGATTGGATTATTTAAAGATGGCGTTCTTATAGACATGATTGGAGTTGACGGGGACGTTGAGTTTGCAAAAGATGTTACCCTAAGAAGAAAATCGACCGTGACCGCACCAAACACCACCTACACAGAAGATGAGTGGGAAGTTCTTGAAAAAAATACCGTAGACGGATTAGGAACTTACTAG
- a CDS encoding phospho-sugar mutase, with protein MSYYDIKTRAESWLNPEFDKETQARIKELLEKDPDELKESFYKDLEFGTGGMRGIMGVGTNRINKYTLGKNTQGLSNYLKRQFPEEDIKVVIAYDCRQNSRELAQVVANVFSANGIKVFLFSELRPTPELSFSVKHLNCHCGIVLTASHNPPEYNGYKVYWQDGGQLVPPQDKEIVEEIASLQYSEVKFEANKDLIELIDTEVDKAFVEASVKNGSFDTPQEAKDNLNIVFTSLHGTAIKLNPKVLEAAGYKNVNIVKEQAEPDGTFPTVASPNPEEPAALKMALEKAKEINADIVIGTDPDGDRLGVAVKNLKGEMELLNGNQTMLVMTWFLLEQWKKQDKIKGREFVGCTIVSTPMMRVVTESYGVQYKEGLTGFKWIAKMIKDNPGLNYIGGGEESFGFMVGDFVRDKDAATSTLLACEIAAQMKANGISFYEKLLELYKEFGFYKEELISLVKKGIDGAEQIKNMMVSLRDNPLSEINGEKVVLVEDYESSKAFHYDLTDTRIETLDIPKSNVLIYYTENGTKVAARPSGTEPKIKFYISVNAPLENISEFEKVEQELSEKIAAVKSDLKLA; from the coding sequence ATGAGCTATTACGATATAAAAACACGAGCAGAATCATGGTTAAATCCTGAATTTGATAAAGAGACCCAGGCACGCATAAAAGAACTCCTTGAAAAAGATCCCGATGAACTGAAGGAAAGCTTCTACAAAGACCTTGAGTTTGGTACAGGCGGAATGCGCGGTATCATGGGAGTTGGCACCAACAGGATCAACAAATATACCCTTGGTAAAAACACCCAGGGACTTTCAAATTACCTTAAAAGACAATTTCCCGAAGAAGACATAAAAGTGGTTATCGCTTACGATTGCCGCCAAAACAGTCGGGAACTGGCACAGGTGGTGGCCAATGTATTTTCGGCAAACGGCATCAAAGTTTTTCTCTTTTCTGAATTACGCCCTACGCCCGAACTTTCTTTTTCTGTGAAACACCTCAATTGCCACTGCGGAATCGTGCTTACCGCATCACACAATCCGCCAGAATATAACGGCTACAAAGTGTACTGGCAGGACGGCGGGCAACTTGTGCCTCCACAAGACAAAGAGATCGTGGAAGAAATCGCCAGCCTTCAATATTCCGAAGTGAAATTTGAAGCCAATAAAGACCTCATTGAACTTATAGATACTGAAGTTGATAAGGCATTTGTGGAAGCATCTGTCAAAAATGGCAGTTTTGACACCCCTCAGGAAGCCAAAGACAACCTGAATATCGTCTTCACTTCACTTCATGGTACGGCTATAAAGCTCAATCCAAAAGTGCTGGAAGCCGCCGGTTATAAAAATGTAAATATTGTTAAAGAACAGGCAGAACCCGATGGTACTTTCCCCACGGTAGCATCTCCAAACCCCGAAGAACCTGCAGCCCTTAAAATGGCGTTGGAAAAAGCTAAAGAAATCAATGCCGATATAGTTATAGGTACAGATCCTGACGGCGACCGACTTGGAGTTGCCGTGAAAAACCTGAAAGGTGAAATGGAGCTCTTGAACGGAAACCAGACCATGCTGGTCATGACCTGGTTCCTGCTTGAACAGTGGAAAAAACAGGACAAAATTAAAGGCCGTGAATTTGTAGGCTGTACCATTGTTTCTACCCCCATGATGAGGGTAGTGACCGAAAGTTATGGCGTGCAGTATAAAGAAGGGCTTACCGGCTTTAAGTGGATCGCAAAAATGATCAAAGATAATCCCGGTCTAAATTATATAGGAGGCGGCGAAGAGAGCTTTGGGTTTATGGTTGGAGATTTTGTGCGCGACAAAGATGCCGCTACCTCTACCCTCCTGGCCTGTGAAATAGCTGCCCAAATGAAAGCCAACGGGATTTCTTTTTACGAAAAACTGCTGGAGCTTTACAAAGAATTCGGCTTTTACAAGGAAGAATTGATCTCCCTGGTCAAAAAAGGAATAGACGGTGCCGAGCAGATCAAGAATATGATGGTGAGCCTGCGAGACAACCCGCTGTCTGAGATCAATGGCGAAAAAGTGGTGCTGGTTGAAGATTATGAAAGCTCAAAAGCTTTTCATTATGACCTCACCGATACCCGGATTGAAACCCTCGACATTCCGAAGTCTAACGTGTTGATCTATTATACTGAAAACGGGACCAAGGTGGCTGCGCGCCCCAGTGGAACCGAACCCAAGATCAAGTTCTACATCAGCGTAAATGCGCCGTTGGAAAATATCAGCGAATTTGAAAAAGTTGAACAAGAGCTTTCAGAAAAAATTGCTGCTGTAAAATCAGATTTAAAACTGGCTTAA
- a CDS encoding type B 50S ribosomal protein L31: MKQGIHPENYRLVAFKDMSNDEVFITKSTANTKETIEVDGENYPLVKLEISRTSHPFYTGKAKLLDTAGRIDKFKNKYAKFKK; encoded by the coding sequence ATGAAGCAGGGAATCCATCCGGAAAATTATAGATTGGTAGCTTTTAAAGACATGTCAAATGACGAGGTTTTTATCACCAAATCTACCGCGAACACAAAAGAAACTATTGAAGTTGATGGTGAGAATTATCCTTTGGTGAAGTTGGAGATCTCCAGAACTTCTCACCCATTCTACACCGGGAAAGCCAAATTGCTGGATACTGCCGGTCGTATTGACAAGTTCAAGAACAAATACGCGAAATTCAAAAAGTAA
- a CDS encoding RsmB/NOP family class I SAM-dependent RNA methyltransferase yields MRLYRNLVFATVDALSEIFNEGAYADKVIEKTLKRDKRWGARDRSFIAETTYDIVRWKRLYSEIAEVKAPYSRENLFRLFAVWATLRGIEIPTDWKQIEPVPTRRIKGKFDELSKIRKFRESVPDWLDEMGVQELGEETWEKEIHALNQQAPVILRVNTLKTTREKLRQELQKEEIETEFLDSYPDALQLKERKNVFRTEAFKNGFFEVQDASSQLVARFLGVEPGMRVVDTCAGAGGKSLHLAALMENKGQLIATDIYGNKLKELKRRARRAGAHNIEPRVIDSNKVVKKLYGSADRVLIDAPCSGLGVLSRNPDAKWKLQPEFIETIKQTQQEILKQYSKMVKNGGKMVYATCSVLPSENEAQVKKFLASEEGKDFSLAKDQKILSSETGFDGFYMALLEKK; encoded by the coding sequence ATGCGCTTATACAGAAATTTGGTCTTTGCTACCGTTGATGCCCTTAGTGAAATATTTAATGAAGGAGCTTATGCCGATAAGGTGATCGAAAAAACACTGAAACGCGATAAACGTTGGGGTGCCCGGGACCGAAGCTTTATTGCTGAAACCACATACGATATTGTTCGCTGGAAGCGCCTTTATTCTGAAATAGCCGAAGTTAAAGCTCCATATTCCAGGGAAAATCTTTTCAGGCTATTTGCAGTTTGGGCGACTCTAAGAGGAATCGAAATTCCGACTGACTGGAAGCAGATTGAACCTGTTCCCACCCGCCGAATCAAAGGAAAATTCGACGAATTAAGTAAAATTAGAAAGTTCAGGGAATCTGTGCCCGACTGGCTCGATGAAATGGGTGTGCAGGAGCTGGGTGAAGAAACCTGGGAAAAGGAAATTCACGCTCTTAACCAGCAGGCTCCCGTGATACTTAGGGTGAATACGCTCAAAACCACCAGGGAAAAATTAAGACAGGAGCTTCAAAAAGAGGAAATTGAAACCGAATTTTTGGATAGTTATCCCGATGCCCTGCAACTCAAGGAAAGAAAGAATGTGTTTAGGACAGAAGCATTCAAAAATGGCTTTTTTGAGGTGCAGGATGCTTCCTCTCAATTGGTTGCCCGGTTCCTGGGTGTAGAACCTGGAATGCGCGTGGTTGACACCTGTGCCGGAGCCGGCGGAAAGTCTTTGCACCTCGCAGCCTTAATGGAAAATAAAGGCCAGTTGATCGCTACAGATATTTACGGAAATAAACTGAAAGAATTGAAACGCCGAGCCCGCCGGGCAGGGGCTCACAACATTGAGCCACGGGTGATTGATTCTAACAAGGTGGTGAAAAAACTCTACGGAAGTGCAGATCGCGTTCTTATTGACGCACCCTGTAGCGGCCTGGGGGTGTTAAGCCGAAACCCCGATGCAAAATGGAAGCTGCAGCCAGAATTTATTGAGACCATCAAACAAACCCAGCAAGAGATCCTGAAGCAGTATTCAAAAATGGTAAAAAACGGCGGAAAAATGGTATACGCTACCTGTTCTGTTTTACCTTCAGAAAATGAAGCGCAGGTGAAGAAATTCTTGGCTTCCGAAGAAGGAAAAGATTTCAGCCTTGCCAAAGATCAGAAGATCTTATCGAGCGAAACCGGGTTTGACGGTTTTTATATGGCATTACTCGAGAAAAAGTAA
- a CDS encoding glycosyltransferase family 2 protein has translation MQLSIVIPLLNEEESLNELYNWIASVMRSNSFSYEIIFIDDGSTDNSWKVIRKIAAEDTGVKGIRFNRNYGKSQALHVGFDKAEGDVIITMDADLQDNPEEIPELYHLITKQNFDLISGWKKKRYDAVLTKNLPSKLFNAAARKTSGLKLHDFNCGLKAYRKAVVKNIDVYGEMHRYIPVLAKNAGYSRIDEKVVQHQARKYGKTKFGAERFINGFLDLITIWFLSSFARRPMHLFGALGVLMFFFGFLSAVVIGASKLYKLYQGLPSILVTDNPWFYISLTTMILGTLLFLAGFLGELILRSSRDKERYRISETTGEI, from the coding sequence ATGCAGTTATCTATTGTCATCCCTCTTCTCAACGAAGAAGAATCTTTAAATGAACTATATAATTGGATCGCATCGGTGATGCGGTCCAATTCTTTTTCTTACGAGATCATTTTTATAGATGACGGTAGTACAGATAATTCCTGGAAAGTCATTAGAAAAATTGCTGCGGAAGATACCGGCGTTAAAGGAATCAGGTTTAACCGCAACTACGGAAAATCCCAGGCCCTCCACGTGGGCTTTGATAAGGCTGAAGGCGACGTGATCATTACCATGGATGCCGACCTCCAGGACAATCCTGAAGAAATCCCTGAATTATATCACCTTATTACCAAACAAAATTTTGATCTTATCTCGGGTTGGAAAAAGAAGCGCTATGATGCCGTGCTTACCAAAAACCTCCCGTCAAAATTGTTCAATGCCGCCGCCCGAAAAACCTCTGGCCTAAAGCTGCACGATTTTAACTGCGGGCTAAAAGCCTATCGCAAAGCTGTAGTAAAAAATATTGATGTTTACGGCGAGATGCACCGTTACATTCCCGTACTTGCGAAGAACGCCGGCTACTCGCGTATAGACGAAAAAGTAGTACAGCACCAGGCAAGAAAATACGGAAAAACAAAATTTGGGGCCGAGCGTTTTATCAACGGTTTTCTTGACCTCATCACCATCTGGTTCCTGTCCAGTTTTGCACGCAGGCCCATGCACCTTTTTGGCGCCCTGGGCGTGCTCATGTTTTTCTTCGGCTTCCTCTCGGCTGTGGTAATTGGTGCTTCCAAACTCTACAAACTCTACCAGGGGCTGCCCAGCATTCTGGTGACCGATAACCCGTGGTTTTACATCTCCCTTACCACGATGATCCTGGGAACACTCCTCTTTCTTGCAGGCTTTTTAGGCGAATTGATCTTGAGAAGCAGCAGGGACAAAGAACGCTATCGCATTAGCGAAACTACAGGAGAGATTTAA